From the Toxotes jaculatrix isolate fToxJac2 chromosome 15, fToxJac2.pri, whole genome shotgun sequence genome, one window contains:
- the glb1l gene encoding beta-galactosidase-1-like protein — MAAGVLLFVAVNLACLSVSGNLVSGERSFSIDYKNNCFLKDGKPFQYISGSIHYSRIPRYYWKDRLVKMYMTGLNAIQVYVPWNFHEAVQGVHNFTGDRDLEHFLDLANQTGLLVILRPGPYICAEWEMGGLPAWLLQKPNIILRSADTDYVQAVSNWLAVLLPKIKPWLYINRGNIISVQVENEYGSYYACDYNYMRHLRTLFRFFLGEDMVLFTTDGNTDKEMTCGTLEGLYATVDFGTDTNVTEAFARQRRFEPRGPLVNSEFYTGWLDHWGDQHAVVDAQKVSRVLGEMLTMGANVNMYMFEGGTNFGYWNGADHDSRFRSVVTSYDYDAPLSEAGDPTEKLLAIREVIKQFRDIPSGPMPPATPKFAYGFVTLRKVGNISGLLNTLSPLGPVKSQYPLTFEEMKQYYGYMLYRTTLPRDLSEPTPLISPLNGVHDRAYVSVNGVFQGLLERDTALVMNVTGQQGDTVDVLVENMGRVNFGSKINDYKGLLSNLILGKDVLTDWKIYPLDIDGAIAGGWPHSDRQSFPTPQKEASAGPAFYMGTLQPNGLAWDTFLKLNEWTKGQIWINGMNLGRYWPARGPQQTLYIPGPLLSTTLPNNITVLELEGAPAHLRVLFMDRPQLNVTTQQS, encoded by the exons ATGGCTGCTGGTGTCTTACTCTTTGTTGCAGTGAACCTTGCCTGTTTATCTGTCAGTGGAAACCTG GTCTCTGGAGAAAGATCTTTCTCTATTGACTACAAAAACAACTGTTTCCTCAAAGATGGGAAGCCTTTTCAGTACATCTCAGGTAGTATCCACTACTCCAGAATCCCACGGTACTATTGGAAGGACCGGCTTGTGAAGATGTACATGACTGGTCTCAATGCAATCCAAGT ATATGTGCCCTGGAACTTCCATGAAGCAGTACAGGGGGTCCACAACTTCACAGGGGACAGGGATTTGGAGCATTTTTTGGATCTGGCCAATCAGACAGGTCTCCTGGTCATCCTGCGTCCAGGACCGTACATCTGTGCAGAATGGGAAATG GGTGGATTGCCAGCGTGGTTacttcaaaaaccaaacatcatACTTCGCTCTGCGGACACAG ATTATGTGCAGGCAGTCAGCAACTGGCTTGCTGTTCTCCTCCCCAAAATAAAGCCTTGGCTCTACATCAACAGGGGTAACATCATTAGTGTCCAG GTGGAGAATGAATATGGAAGCTACTATGCTTGTGACTACAACTACATGCGTCACCTACGGACTCTGTTCCGCTTCTTTCTCGGTGAAGACATGGTCCTGTTCACCACTGATGGCAACACAGACAAGGAAATGACATGCGGGACTCTGGAAGGATTATATGCCACGGTAGACTTTGGCACAG ACACCAACGTAACTGAGGCCTTTGCCCGACAAAGACGTTTTGAACCTCGAGGCCCTCTG GTGAACTCAGAGTTCTACACCGGCTGGTTGGACCACTGGGGAGATCAGCATGCCGTGGTTGATGCTCAGAAGGTCAGCAGAGTGCTAGGAGAAATGCTAACCATGGGGGCCAACGTCAACAT GTACATGTTTGAGGGAGGCACTAACTTTGGCTACTGGAATG GTGCTGATCATGACTCGAGGTTCCGCTCAGTGGTGACTAGTTATGATTACGACGCCCCGCTGTCTGAGGCAGGAGACCCCACAGAGAAGCTGTTGGCCATCAGAGAAGTCATTAAGCAG TTTAGAGATATTCCTTCTGGACCCATGCCACCAGCAACGCCCAAATTTGCCTATGGCTTTGTGACCCTAAGAAAG GTTGGTAACATCAGCGGTCTGTTGAACACTCTTTCACCCCTGGGGCCAGTCAAATCTCAGTATCCTCTAACATTTGAAGAGATGAAACAG TACTATGGATACATGCTGTATCGGACCACGCTGCCCCGGGACCTCTCAGAGCCCACGCCACTTATCTCTCCACTGAATGGGGTTCATGACCGTGCATATGTGTCCGTCAATGGG GTTTTCCAGGGCCTGttggagagagacacagcacTGGTGATGAATGTCACTGGACAGCAGGGGGACACTGTGGACGTCCTTGTTGAGAACATGGGCAGGGTTAACTTTGGCAGCAAGATCAATGACTACAAG GGCCTCTTGAGCAATCTGATCCTGGGTAAAGATGTACTGACTGACTGGAAGATCTACCCTTTGGACATTGATGGAGCCATCGCTGGTGGATGGCctcattcagacagacagtcctTCCCCACACCTCAGAAAGAAGCTTCAGCTGGACCGGCCTTCTACATGGGGACATTACAGCCCAACGGCTTGGCATGGGACACCTTTCTCAAGCTCAATGAATGGACAAAG GGTCAGATATGGATTAACGGTATGAACCTGGGACGATACTGGCCAGCCAGGGGCCCTCAACAGACCCTTTATATCCCAGGACCCTTGCTCAGCACCACCCTACCCAACAACATCACAGTGCTGGAGCTGGAGGGGGCACCAGCACACTTACGGGTTCTCTTCATGGACCGGCCTCAGCTCAATGTCACGACTCAGCAGTCTTAA
- the ankzf1 gene encoding ankyrin repeat and zinc finger domain-containing protein 1 — MTTLADYHSIFNLCPNDEALIGLREVNPVLKQPVNTEPSSHGLEDKCLEDDRQRECSLAREVSDKMVCLACRCPFINREEQMEHYKLDWHRFNLRQKMTGMPPVTVEEFERKTGAGDMSSISGSESDSGEEDSDSDGGGTSSNITGTDNESSAETSLITGRLSSKVVFQNSAGQYLSVYRCILQGKSGDEQDARSSLMAISKKTVWVILMTGGGHFAGAIFHGKEVLQHKTFHRYTVRAKRGTAQGVRDSQNRSHTPKSAGAALRRHNEAALVKDIQELLVTWAEYLKEASVIFIRAPTYNRTIFFGGRAAPLDKKDPRIRTLPFATRRATFREVQRVHEVLSTVHVYGRDTDMSAVFSPSKKTWKKTVKPVEQKITDQEQTKENHDSSDKEEGGEIQLEMVELTLGTLDLREYEIHPSRHKKRRRRKKEEAKEQNEELNNTETDNQEEELMEVTPPGDAPRAAQSKNKKKRKAQTKKQLEETVDESWEYGLRDALFTACKVGDVDTLSRLLGPHEETAESQERLESNPSNAPSPRILLNKPIDSSQFTLLHVASATAQKAVVRLLLDAGADPASRDNKGQTPYIVAPDKDTRNVFRKYMGENPDKYDYSRAQVPGPLTAEIESKKTEKKRAQKALRKQREKEQKEEKRKQDLEAEEKKRFASLTDREKRALAAEKRLAEQVAATGISLSNIKRCWLCGESLLGKIPFQYLEYSFCTPQCVQAHRKANPLQGKT, encoded by the exons ATGACGACTTTGGCTGATTACCACTCCATCTTTAATTTGTGCCCAAATGACGAGGCTTTGATTGGGCTGAGAGAAGTGAACCCAGTCCTGAAGCAGCCAGTTAACACTGAGCCATCCTCACACG GGTTGGAAGATAAATGCCTCGAGGATGACAGACAGCGGGAGTGCAGTCTGGCTAGAGAGGTGTCAGACAAGATGGTCTGTTTAGCCTGTAGATGTCCCTTTATTAATCGTGAGGAACAG aTGGAGCACTACAAGCTCGACTGGCATCGCTTCAACTTGAGACAGAAGATGACCGGAATGCCACCAGTCACAGTGGAGGAGTTTGAGAGGAAGACTGGAGCTG GGGACATGTCAAGCATCTCGGGCTCAGAGTCCGATTCAGGGGAAGAAGACTCAGATAGTGATGGTGGGGGGACAAGCAGTAACATCACTGGCACAGATAATGAGAGCTCAGCCGAAACCAGTTTAATTACTGGCCGGCTTTCCAGTAAGGTGGTTTTCCAGAACTCAGCAGGACAGTATCTGTCAGTCTACCGCTGCATTCTGCAGGGGAAG TCAGGTGATGAGCAGGATGCAAGATCCTCCCTAATGGCCATAAGTAAGAAGACAGTGTGGGTCATTCTCATGACAGGTGGAGGCCACTTTGCTGGTGCTATTTTCCACGG AAAAGAAGTCCTTCAGCACAAGACTTTTCACCGATACACTGTACGAGCCAAGCGAGGCACTGCTCAAGGAGTCAGAGACTCTCAGAACCGCAGCCACACACCAAAGTCTGCAGGAGCTGCTCTGAGGCGACACAATGAGGCAGCGTTAGTCAAG GACATTCAAGAACTTCTGGTGACCTGGGCTGAATACTTGAAGGAGGCCTCTGTAATATTTATACGAGCCCCTACCTATAACAGGACCATCTTCTTTGGTGGTCGAGCAGCCCCCCTTGACAAAAAAGACCCCAGGATCCGAACACTTCCCTTCGCCACACGGAGGGCAACGTTTCGAGAGGTACAGAGGGTACACGAGGTGCTTTCCACCGTTCATGTTTATG ggagagacacagacatgtcTGCAGTCTTCAGTCCATCTAAGAAGACgtggaaaaaaacagtcaagCCAGTTGAACAGAAAATCACTGATCAAGAGCAAA CGAAAGAAAACCATGATAGCTCAGATAAAGAAGAGGGTGGGGAGATCCAGCTAGAGATGGTGGAGCTGACATTAGGAACCTTGGACCTCAGGGAGTATGAAATACATCCCTCCAGGCacaagaaaaggaggaggagaaagaaggaggaggccAAAGAGCAAAATGAGG AATTGAATAACACAGAAACCGACAATCAAGAGGAGGAGTTGATGGAGGTTACACCACCAGGAGACGCTCCTCGAGCAGCACAAtcaaagaacaagaagaagagaaaagcacagACCAAGAAACAGCTGGAAG AAACTGTCGATGAGTCATGGGAGTATGGCCTGAGGGATGCCCTCTTTACAGCCTGCAAGGTTGGGGATGTGGACACTCTAAGTAGACTCCTGGGGCCACATGAAGAAACAGCGGAGAGTCAAGAGCGGTTGGAGAGCAACCCCTCTAATGCACCAAGTCCTAGGATTCTCCTTAATAAGCCCATAGACTCATCACAGTTCACTTTGCTGCATGTTGCATCAGCAACTGCACAAAAGGCAGTGGTTAGGCTGCTTCTTGATGCAGGAGCAGACCCAGCCAGCCG GGATAACAAAGGGCAGACCCCGTATATTGTCGCCCCTGACAAAGACACAAGGAATGTCTTCCGTAAATACATGGGTGAGAATCCTGACAAATATGACTACAGCAGGGCACAG GTCCCTGGGCCGCTGACGGCAGAGATTGAAtccaaaaagacagagaagaaaagggcTCAGAAGGCACTGAGAAAACagcgagagaaagagcagaaggaggagaagaggaaacaagatttggaggcagaggaaaagaagaggttTGCATCTCTGACTGATCGTGAAAAG AGAGCTCTGGCAGCAGAGAAAAGGTTAGCAGAGCAGGTAGCTGCAACAGGAATCAGCCTCTCTAACATCAA GAGGTGCTGGTTGTGTGGGGAGTCTCTGCTTGGCAAGATCCCATTTCAGTACCTGGAGTATTCTTTCTGCACCCCTCAGTGTGTCCAAGCACATCGAAAAGCAAATCCTCTTCAGGGGAAGACCTAA
- the LOC121194527 gene encoding low choriolytic enzyme: protein MDRIILLCVVSTCLSAVHAQKFLFSPKWGPIGYKEREENGDGTAMDEIIKANEFQASRIIDGTTSLREGDIAVSAGRRSKVCFARSCLWSKSVDGHVYIAYRLSPEYSEMETKLIKKGMENIEKGTCVRFVPRTHQRDYVDIQPKSGCWSYLGSRGGRQTISLQSPDCLQTGVISHEFMHALGFVHEQSRFDRDNYVTIMWPNIWRDRLRNFEKFKTDSLDLPYDYGSIMHFGMYAYSQDGEPTIIPKNSKNIKLGQTSTLSHIDRLKINKLYKCGDKDDY, encoded by the exons ATGGACCGGATTATCCTCTTGTGCGTGGTTTCCACCTGTCTCTCAGCTGTACATGCCCAG AAATTTTTGTTCAGCCCAAAATGGGGCCCCATTGGCTATAAAG AGCGTGAGGAGAACGGTGATGGGACAGCAATGGATGAAATCATTAAAGCTAATGAGTTCCAAG CTTCCAGAATCATTGACGGCACTACTAGTctcagagagggagacattGCTGTTTCTGCTGGAAGGCGCTCCAAAGTCTGCTTTGCACGGAGCTGCCTCTGGTCTAAGTCAGTTGATGGACATGTCTACATTGCATACAGGCTCTCACCTGAatatt CTGAAATGGAGACAAAGCTGATAAAGAAAGGGATGGAGAACATAGAGAAAGGTACCTGTGTGCGGTTTGTTCCTCGGACTCACCAGCGAGACTACGTCGACATCCAGCCAAAGTCTGG GTGTTGGTCCTACCTTGGTTCGCGTGGTGGAAGACAGACCATATCTCTCCAGAGCCCTGACTGCCTCCAAACTGGAGTGATTTCCCATGAATTCATGCATGCCCTGGGCTTTGTGCACGAGCAGTCTCGTTTTGACCGGGACAACTATGTCACCATCATGTGGCCAAACATTTGGAGGG ATCGTTTGAGGAATTTTGAGAAATTCAAGACTGACAGTCTGGACCTACCATATGACTATGGTTCAATCATGCACTTTGGGAT GTATGCCTACTCTCAGGATGGGGAGCCAACCATCATTCCTAAGAACAGCAAGAACATAAAACTGGGCCAGACATCAACTCTCAGCCACATTGACAGGCTGAAAATCAACAAGCTTTATAAATGTG GTGACAAGGATGATTACTAA